The Agrobacterium cucumeris genome has a segment encoding these proteins:
- a CDS encoding serine hydrolase, whose protein sequence is MTVAAQLNAICDAQPFVTRFMVRNLLTGEEIGRGENEETPSGSTRKTSIMMAVLKAASEGRIDLDQPVTYEKRLAEEVASGMFRYMTPGIVISLRDAVAGMMVLSDNVCTKMVLERLTLEEVDGYCKSLGMANTHHRFLIPPLALAADHPLKTVTTTSAADQVLLLQTILDAQSSPEAQAKLGCSPQLCEWAMQTLKNQILRYGIRSRLPFEAVVASKSGRGKRGRMDAGIVYRNGEPSFIITTYTDEVPQTMPDGTPGYTIALETIGRLAQACWDGF, encoded by the coding sequence ATGACTGTGGCTGCCCAATTAAATGCGATCTGTGATGCACAGCCTTTCGTGACGCGCTTCATGGTGCGCAATCTCCTGACCGGTGAAGAGATCGGCCGGGGAGAAAACGAGGAGACGCCATCGGGCAGCACCCGCAAGACGTCGATCATGATGGCTGTGCTGAAAGCCGCCAGCGAAGGGCGGATCGATCTCGACCAGCCCGTCACCTATGAAAAACGGCTGGCGGAAGAGGTCGCGAGCGGCATGTTCCGTTATATGACGCCGGGCATCGTCATCTCACTACGCGATGCCGTTGCCGGCATGATGGTGCTGAGCGACAATGTCTGCACCAAGATGGTGCTGGAGAGGCTGACGCTGGAAGAGGTGGACGGCTATTGCAAATCGCTCGGCATGGCCAATACCCACCACCGTTTCCTCATCCCGCCGCTGGCGCTGGCGGCCGACCATCCGTTGAAGACAGTTACGACCACCTCGGCGGCGGATCAGGTGCTTCTGCTGCAGACCATTCTCGATGCGCAATCTTCACCGGAGGCGCAGGCAAAGCTCGGTTGCAGCCCGCAATTGTGCGAGTGGGCGATGCAGACGCTGAAGAACCAGATTTTGCGGTATGGAATTCGCTCCCGCCTGCCTTTCGAGGCGGTGGTGGCCAGCAAGAGCGGCCGCGGCAAGCGCGGGCGCATGGATGCCGGCATCGTCTACAGAAACGGCGAGCCGTCCTTCATCATCACCACCTATACCGATGAGGTGCCGCAAACCATGCCCGACGGAACGCCGGGATACACCATCGCGCTCGAGACGATCGGCCGGCTGGCACAGGCCTGCTGGGACGGTTTTTAA
- a CDS encoding ABC transporter ATP-binding protein, whose amino-acid sequence MTDNTLLTVRGLSLEVARTGHRVVKDVSFDIAAGEIFGIVGESGSGKTLATRALISLLPPAIAVTGGSIIYKGQDVMSLPVKDLRRLRGAEIGVVFQEPMTSLNPSMTIGRQLEEGLILHTKLSPEERREKILDMLRRVGIRDPEGALTAYPHEFSGGMRQRIMLASVMLLKPALLIADEPTTALDAVIQRDVMELMVELTRAEGTAVLLISHDLPMVARYTSRIVVMEKGTIVEQGRTEDLLDAPQHPYTKKLLSSLPFRGEPRSIDTSKAPMVSARDIVVDYAGRKSLLKKAKPKRALHGVSIDIHEGEVVALVGGSGSGKTTLGRTIAGLVKESEGHIRFQGRERNEDWKDYRLNCQMVFQDPYSSLDPRMTIQALVEEALRLVPDLDQAAKRKRALETLEEVGLGADFAARYPHELSGGQRQRVAIARAIARRPRFLIADEPVSALDVTVRAQVLDLFSDLQKRYGFSCLFISHDLGVVEQVADRVVVMQDGRIIEEGDRDTIFDSPREAYTRRLLSAIPALDQNEKGGVTLKWRLEDEV is encoded by the coding sequence ATGACAGACAATACACTTCTCACTGTTCGCGGCCTTTCGCTCGAAGTCGCCAGAACCGGCCACCGGGTGGTCAAGGATGTCTCATTCGATATTGCTGCGGGCGAAATCTTCGGCATCGTCGGCGAAAGCGGCTCGGGCAAGACGCTCGCCACCCGCGCGCTCATCTCGCTTCTGCCGCCGGCCATCGCCGTCACCGGCGGGTCGATCATCTACAAGGGGCAGGATGTCATGTCCCTGCCGGTGAAGGATCTGCGGCGTCTGCGCGGCGCGGAGATCGGCGTGGTGTTTCAGGAGCCGATGACCTCCCTCAACCCATCGATGACGATTGGTCGGCAGCTGGAAGAGGGGCTGATCCTTCACACGAAGTTGTCGCCTGAAGAGCGCCGCGAGAAAATTCTCGACATGCTGCGCCGGGTCGGCATCCGCGATCCCGAAGGTGCGCTGACGGCCTATCCGCACGAGTTTTCCGGCGGCATGCGCCAGCGCATCATGCTGGCCTCGGTCATGCTGCTGAAACCCGCTTTGCTGATTGCCGATGAGCCGACGACGGCGCTTGACGCGGTCATCCAGCGCGATGTCATGGAACTGATGGTGGAACTGACGCGGGCGGAAGGCACCGCCGTTCTCCTCATCAGTCACGATCTGCCGATGGTGGCACGTTATACCAGCCGCATCGTGGTGATGGAAAAAGGCACGATCGTCGAGCAGGGCCGCACCGAGGACCTGCTGGACGCGCCGCAGCACCCCTATACGAAAAAGCTGCTTTCCTCCCTGCCATTCCGTGGCGAGCCGCGCAGCATCGACACCTCCAAGGCGCCAATGGTTTCGGCCCGCGATATCGTTGTGGATTATGCCGGCCGCAAATCGCTGCTGAAAAAAGCCAAACCGAAGCGGGCGCTGCATGGCGTCAGCATCGATATTCATGAGGGCGAGGTCGTGGCGCTCGTCGGTGGTTCCGGTTCCGGCAAAACGACGCTTGGCCGCACCATTGCCGGGCTCGTCAAGGAAAGCGAAGGGCATATCCGCTTTCAGGGCCGCGAGCGCAACGAGGACTGGAAGGATTATCGCCTCAACTGCCAGATGGTGTTTCAGGATCCCTATTCCTCGCTCGATCCGCGCATGACCATTCAGGCGCTGGTGGAGGAGGCGCTGCGCCTCGTGCCTGACCTCGACCAGGCCGCCAAGCGCAAGCGGGCGCTGGAAACGCTGGAGGAAGTGGGGCTCGGCGCCGATTTTGCCGCCCGCTATCCGCATGAGCTTTCCGGCGGCCAGCGCCAGCGCGTGGCGATTGCCCGCGCCATTGCCCGCCGCCCGCGGTTCCTGATCGCCGACGAACCGGTCTCGGCACTCGACGTGACAGTGCGGGCGCAAGTGCTCGATCTCTTTTCCGATCTGCAGAAACGTTATGGCTTTTCGTGCCTGTTCATCAGCCACGATCTCGGCGTGGTGGAGCAGGTGGCCGACCGTGTCGTCGTCATGCAGGACGGTCGCATCATCGAAGAGGGTGACCGCGACACGATTTTCGACAGTCCGAGAGAGGCCTATACGCGCCGGCTGCTCTCGGCCATTCCCGCCCTCGACCAGAATGAAAAGGGCGGTGTGACACTGAAATGGCGTCTGGAAGATGAAGTTTAA